Proteins co-encoded in one Siniperca chuatsi isolate FFG_IHB_CAS linkage group LG11, ASM2008510v1, whole genome shotgun sequence genomic window:
- the foxn2a gene encoding forkhead box protein N2, with amino-acid sequence MGPIIGMSPDKKTEIPGMQEERTGLRGVCGMGTLPEAECASSPLATSVDRTGGTEDEELTNLNWLHENLLQNFTLGGPEAQPSASPLFDIEGDYGSNQGPSSSSSSSSHSRGRERDSLKSKPPFSFSLLIYMAIEQSPSKSLPVKEIYGWILEHFPYFSNAPTGWKNSVRHNLSLNKCFRKVERSLGKANGKGSLWCVDPEYRPNLIQALKKQHFPAAHAFCTPPASPPSASSPPRHLFLQGCSFKESDIDAATAMMLLNSAPGHHVDPCNSDSPLDLSRPDSVLVSSDPKQDHNYSSVALQRCSSRSSSSSLSSLDEGGCDRRQSHRAGSEGFHSDEDSDLWDERGVHQTSRRPPAIKWPTGKRPRREVKPELDEELKEAAGSLLHLAGIRSCMEGSKRTVKSTKLNRK; translated from the exons ATGGGTCCAATCATTGGGATGTCGCCAGATAAGAAAACGGAAATTCCGGGTATGCAAGAGGAGCGGACAGGGCTCAGAGGTGTTTGTGGTATGGGAACACTGCCTGAGGCGGAGTGTGCGTCCAGTCCGCTGGCGACCAGCGTGGATCGTACTGGAGGTACGGAGGATGAGGAGCTCACCAACCTCAACTGGCTGCACGAGAACCTGCTTCAGAACTTCACTCTGGGAGGTCCAGAAGCTCAGCCCAGCGCCAGTCCCCTCTTTGACATAGAGGGAGACTACGGGTCCAACCAGGGCccgtcatcctcctcctcatcttcgtCACACAGCAGAGGCAGGGAGCGGGACTCGTTGAAGTCTAAGCCCCCTTTCTCGTTTTCTCTCCTCATCTACATGGCCATTGAGCAGTCTCCCAGCAAATCTCTGCCTGTTAAAGAAATCTATGGCTGGATTCTGGAGCACTTCCCTTATTTCTCCAACGCTCCCACTGGCTGGAAGAACTCAGTTCGTCACAACTTGTCCCTGAACAAATGCTTCCGCAAGGTCGAAAGGAGTTTGGGAAAG GCCAATGGAAAAGGTTCTCTCTGGTGTGTTGACCCCGAGTACCGCCCCAACCTGATTCAAGCCCTTAAGAAGCAGCACTTCCCTGCCGCACATGCCTTCTGCACACCACCCGCCTCCCCACCCAG TGCCTCCTCACCTCCTCGCCATCTCTTTCTACAAGGCTGCTCATTCAAAG AGTCTGACATTGATGCTGCCACTGCCATGATGCTCTTAAACTCTGCCCCCGGGCACCACGTTGACCCAT GCAACTCAGACAGCCCACTGGACCTCTCCCGACCCGACTCTGTCCTGGTGAGCAGTGATCCAAAGCAGGACCACAACTACAGCAGTGTAGCCCTGCAGCGCTGCTCCTCCcgttcctcctcctcgtctcttTCCTCCCTGGACGAAGGAGGCTGCGACCGTAGGCAGTCCCACCGTGCCGGCAGCGAGGGCTTCCACAGTGACGAGGACTCCGACCTCTGGGACGAGAGGGGTGTCCACCAGACTTCTCGACGTCCTCCCGCCATCAAGTGGCCCACCGGTAAGAGGCCACGGCGTGAGGTCAAGCCAGAGCTGGATGAGGAGCTGAAGGAAGCCGCTGGGTCCTTGCTGCACCTCGCTGGTATACGCAGCTGCATGGAGGGCTCCAAACGCACT